The Aeromicrobium sp. Leaf245 genome includes a region encoding these proteins:
- a CDS encoding mismatch-specific DNA-glycosylase, with the protein MTEPLDDLPEVPDLAGPGMRLLLVGINPSPLTARTGLHFAHPGNRFYPALRLAGILPADATTPELAAPVLVQRGVGITNLAPRPTARADELTDDEVRAGRDRVAAVVRAHRPRVVAVAGITSFRTAFGDRRARVGRQPTDLEGAQLWVVPNPSGLNAHATVETLARDYLEVALTAGVTVEDRA; encoded by the coding sequence GTGACCGAGCCGCTCGACGACCTGCCGGAGGTGCCCGACCTCGCAGGTCCCGGGATGCGGCTGCTCCTCGTCGGGATCAACCCCAGCCCCCTGACGGCGCGCACCGGGTTGCACTTCGCGCACCCCGGCAACCGCTTCTACCCGGCGCTGCGCCTCGCCGGGATCTTGCCCGCCGACGCGACCACGCCCGAGCTCGCCGCGCCGGTGCTCGTGCAGCGAGGGGTGGGCATCACCAACCTGGCGCCTCGCCCCACCGCCCGCGCCGACGAGCTGACCGACGACGAGGTGCGCGCCGGGCGCGACCGTGTGGCGGCCGTGGTGCGTGCCCACCGTCCGCGCGTGGTGGCGGTCGCAGGGATCACCAGCTTCCGCACGGCCTTCGGCGACCGCCGTGCACGGGTCGGTCGGCAGCCGACCGACCTGGAGGGCGCGCAGCTCTGGGTCGTGCCCAACCCCAGCGGACTCAACGCGCACGCCACCGTCGAGACCCTCGCCCGCGACTACCTCGAAGTGGCCCTGACGGCCGGAGTGACCGTCGAGGACAGGGCGTGA
- the trmB gene encoding tRNA (guanosine(46)-N7)-methyltransferase TrmB — MPDAADQPRDPATAEDPPRFRREPVSFTRRGGRLTEKQQDAWDAMAETYVLDVPRAGTDTSVTPDWRVEPERVFGRTAPLVVEIGSGRGENVVAAAQQHPGWDFLAIEVWVPGVATTLLQARAAGVTNIRLAVANATEMLGTALEPTSVHELWTWFPDPWHKKRHTKRRLVTVPFTELVARVLEPDGTWRVATDWADYGEQMAEVIAASPHVSGGPVDRFEGRVLTKFERKGLDKGRVIHDFAAQVLQH, encoded by the coding sequence ATGCCCGACGCTGCCGACCAGCCGCGAGATCCCGCCACCGCCGAGGACCCGCCCCGCTTCCGCCGTGAGCCGGTCTCGTTCACCCGTCGCGGAGGACGCCTGACCGAGAAGCAGCAGGACGCGTGGGACGCGATGGCCGAGACGTACGTGCTCGACGTCCCGCGGGCCGGGACCGACACGTCGGTGACCCCCGACTGGCGGGTGGAGCCGGAGCGCGTGTTCGGGCGCACCGCGCCGCTGGTGGTCGAGATCGGCAGCGGACGCGGCGAGAACGTGGTGGCCGCGGCCCAGCAGCACCCGGGGTGGGACTTCCTCGCGATCGAGGTGTGGGTGCCGGGCGTGGCGACGACGCTCCTGCAGGCGCGCGCGGCAGGCGTCACGAACATCCGGCTCGCGGTGGCCAACGCCACCGAGATGCTGGGAACGGCGCTCGAGCCGACGTCGGTGCACGAGCTGTGGACGTGGTTCCCCGACCCGTGGCACAAGAAGCGTCACACCAAGCGACGCCTGGTCACGGTGCCGTTCACCGAGCTCGTCGCGCGGGTTCTCGAGCCCGACGGGACGTGGCGCGTGGCCACCGACTGGGCCGACTACGGCGAGCAGATGGCCGAGGTCATCGCGGCCAGCCCCCACGTGAGCGGCGGCCCCGTGGACCGGTTCGAGGGTCGCGTGCTGACCAAGTTCGAGCGCAAGGGCCTGGACAAGGGGCGCGTGATCCACGACTTCGCTGCGCAAGTTCTGCAGCACTGA
- a CDS encoding SGNH/GDSL hydrolase family protein, whose protein sequence is MRIPRKIASQAAIGGAAAVTGYYGVIFSELMVAKRAIGITDARPPRADGLYGEELPREPVRCLVLGDSAAVGYGMARADATPPAMLGIGLAHVLDAQVEIRSEAVVGAQTHDLRDQIEAAGDFDPDLVVIVVGTNDVTHRVPAYQSTRLLGSAVKKLVDGGAQVVVGTCPDLGTVRPLPQPLRWIARRKSRSLARKQTVATVRAGGRAVSLGSLLGVLFTEKYDVMFGEDRFHPSETGYANMVSVLVPSLAAAWRERDRDFAVAHFGGSPGTMSLTDAAEKAALREGTEVTRDGRWARILRRR, encoded by the coding sequence GTGAGAATCCCCCGCAAGATCGCGTCCCAGGCCGCGATCGGAGGGGCAGCCGCCGTCACCGGCTACTACGGCGTCATCTTCAGCGAGCTGATGGTCGCGAAGCGGGCGATCGGCATCACCGACGCGCGTCCACCGCGCGCCGACGGCTTGTATGGCGAAGAGCTGCCCCGTGAACCCGTGCGCTGCCTGGTCCTCGGCGACTCCGCAGCCGTCGGCTACGGCATGGCCCGTGCCGACGCGACTCCTCCTGCCATGCTCGGCATCGGCCTGGCGCACGTGCTCGACGCCCAGGTCGAGATCCGCTCCGAGGCCGTCGTGGGCGCGCAGACCCACGACCTGCGCGACCAGATCGAGGCAGCCGGCGACTTCGACCCCGACCTGGTCGTCATCGTTGTCGGCACCAACGACGTGACCCACCGCGTGCCCGCCTACCAGTCCACCCGGCTGCTCGGCTCGGCCGTGAAGAAGCTCGTCGACGGCGGCGCCCAGGTGGTGGTGGGCACGTGCCCCGACCTCGGGACCGTGCGACCCCTCCCCCAGCCGCTGCGCTGGATCGCCCGGCGCAAGAGCCGCTCGCTCGCCCGCAAGCAGACCGTCGCCACGGTCCGTGCCGGCGGCCGCGCCGTCTCGCTGGGCAGCCTGCTCGGCGTGCTGTTCACCGAGAAGTACGACGTGATGTTCGGCGAGGACCGCTTCCACCCGTCCGAGACCGGCTACGCCAACATGGTCTCGGTGCTCGTCCCGTCGCTGGCGGCCGCGTGGCGCGAGCGCGACCGCGACTTCGCCGTGGCGCACTTCGGCGGCTCCCCCGGCACGATGTCCCTCACCGACGCCGCAGAGAAGGCCGCGCTGCGCGAGGGCACCGAGGTCACCCGCGACGGCCGCTGGGCCCGCATCCTGCGCCGCCGCTGA
- a CDS encoding Hsp20/alpha crystallin family protein produces the protein MSNVSVFTRRDPFAEFDSLVRNAFSPSGSTSRLDFTPAVETVRDGDDVVVRLELPGIDVSNDVTVEVTNGRLVVKGERRDERAESKAGESGEQPARRISEIRYGSFERSFGLPGHVTAEAVSASYDAGILAVRVAGVYAGTEPTRIEISQG, from the coding sequence ATGAGCAACGTTTCCGTCTTCACCCGTCGCGATCCCTTCGCCGAGTTCGACTCGCTCGTCCGGAACGCGTTCTCGCCCAGCGGCAGCACCTCGCGCCTCGACTTCACCCCCGCCGTCGAGACCGTCCGCGACGGTGACGACGTGGTCGTGCGTCTCGAGCTGCCCGGCATCGACGTCTCGAACGACGTCACGGTCGAGGTGACCAACGGCCGCCTCGTCGTCAAGGGCGAGCGGCGCGACGAGCGCGCGGAGAGCAAGGCCGGCGAGTCCGGCGAGCAGCCCGCGCGTCGCATCAGCGAGATCCGCTACGGGTCCTTCGAGCGCAGCTTCGGGCTGCCGGGCCACGTGACCGCCGAGGCCGTCAGCGCCTCCTACGACGCCGGCATCCTCGCGGTCCGCGTCGCGGGCGTGTACGCGGGCACCGAGCCCACGCGCATCGAGATCAGCCAGGGCTGA
- a CDS encoding SDR family oxidoreductase: MTHFTDKVAVVTGAGSGIGRALAVELARRGAVLAISDVDTAGLAETQRLVEATGARVRGDVIDVAERERVEEYAQLVATDLGRVNLVFNNAGIAFTGNVEEMSYKDVEKVMDVDFWGVVHGTKAFLPHLIASGDGHVVNVSSIFGIFSMPSQSAYNAAKFAVRGFTESLRQEMVLAKHPVKVTCVHPGGIATNIARNADQAEGRDHDELARSFDKLARTSPEKAAQVILRGVEKGRPRVLIGNDARVLDAAVRVLGSRYQGVFAAAGRRFGL, from the coding sequence ATGACCCACTTCACCGACAAGGTCGCCGTCGTCACCGGCGCCGGCTCGGGCATCGGTCGCGCACTCGCCGTCGAGCTCGCCCGCCGGGGCGCCGTCCTGGCCATCAGCGACGTCGACACCGCGGGTCTGGCCGAGACCCAGCGCCTCGTGGAGGCCACGGGCGCCCGGGTGCGCGGGGACGTCATCGACGTCGCGGAGCGCGAGCGGGTCGAGGAGTACGCGCAGCTGGTGGCCACCGACCTGGGCCGCGTGAACCTGGTGTTCAACAACGCCGGCATCGCCTTCACCGGCAACGTCGAGGAGATGTCGTACAAGGACGTCGAGAAGGTCATGGACGTCGACTTCTGGGGCGTCGTGCACGGCACCAAGGCGTTCCTGCCGCACCTCATCGCGTCGGGCGACGGCCACGTCGTCAACGTCTCGAGCATCTTCGGCATCTTCTCGATGCCGTCGCAGAGCGCGTACAACGCGGCCAAGTTCGCGGTCCGTGGCTTCACCGAGTCGCTGCGTCAGGAGATGGTCCTGGCCAAGCACCCGGTCAAGGTCACGTGCGTGCACCCCGGCGGCATCGCCACGAACATCGCTCGCAACGCCGACCAGGCCGAGGGGCGCGACCACGACGAGCTGGCTCGCTCGTTCGACAAGCTCGCCCGCACGTCGCCGGAGAAGGCTGCGCAGGTGATCCTTCGCGGTGTCGAGAAGGGCCGCCCTCGCGTCCTCATCGGCAACGACGCCCGTGTGCTCGACGCGGCCGTGCGGGTCCTGGGCTCGCGCTACCAGGGCGTGTTCGCCGCCGCCGGCCGTCGGTTCGGCCTCTGA
- a CDS encoding GNAT family N-acetyltransferase, which produces MKTLVLPSGVRDARPEDVGTIVTMVRELAEYEQAAEQATMTDVQLYEALFGTDPPASALVVENGHGSVVGFALWFRTFSTWDGVPGIHLEDLYVRASRRGAGFGRRLLIGLARIATERGYSRIEWDVLRWNSPAIRFYESLDATPQDEWLAYRLTDKAIELLAEP; this is translated from the coding sequence ATGAAGACCCTCGTGCTGCCCTCCGGCGTGCGTGACGCGCGCCCCGAGGACGTGGGCACGATCGTCACGATGGTGCGAGAGCTGGCCGAGTACGAGCAGGCCGCCGAGCAGGCCACGATGACCGACGTGCAGCTGTACGAGGCACTGTTCGGCACCGACCCGCCGGCCTCCGCACTCGTGGTGGAGAACGGCCACGGGTCCGTGGTCGGCTTCGCACTCTGGTTCCGCACGTTCTCGACGTGGGACGGCGTGCCCGGCATCCACCTCGAGGACCTCTACGTGCGCGCGTCGCGCCGCGGCGCGGGCTTCGGCCGCCGCCTGCTCATCGGGCTGGCGCGCATCGCGACCGAGCGCGGGTACAGCCGCATCGAGTGGGACGTGCTGCGCTGGAACTCCCCCGCGATCCGGTTCTACGAGTCGCTCGACGCGACCCCGCAGGACGAGTGGCTGGCCTACCGGCTCACCGACAAGGCGATCGAGCTGCTCGCCGAACCCTGA
- a CDS encoding DUF6194 family protein, producing the protein MAIDDVLTALRSLPGALELAPEEGSNHPEISWGDHFFYYAPDGEVPTNRQPHTTIVTKNYPDDTVSNLDEPGRWRLNLNVGADAYADLFGHPPGQLSVADVDHAATDTFVPHPIYGAYGWVSVVNPGEKTVDRAIELAQYAHDADRRRLERREAAGSA; encoded by the coding sequence ATGGCCATCGACGACGTCCTGACCGCGCTGCGGAGCCTGCCCGGCGCGCTCGAGCTCGCGCCCGAGGAGGGCAGCAACCACCCCGAGATCTCGTGGGGCGACCACTTCTTCTACTACGCCCCCGACGGTGAGGTGCCCACCAACCGGCAGCCGCACACGACGATCGTCACGAAGAACTACCCCGACGACACCGTCTCGAACCTCGACGAGCCCGGCCGCTGGCGCCTGAACCTCAACGTCGGCGCCGACGCCTACGCCGACCTCTTCGGCCACCCGCCGGGCCAGCTCAGCGTGGCCGACGTCGACCACGCCGCCACGGACACGTTCGTCCCGCACCCGATCTACGGCGCGTACGGCTGGGTGTCCGTCGTGAACCCGGGGGAGAAGACGGTCGACCGAGCGATCGAGCTGGCGCAGTATGCCCACGACGCCGACCGTCGACGTCTCGAGCGACGTGAGGCGGCCGGCTCGGCCTGA
- a CDS encoding AI-2E family transporter: MSTRPEIPVGVEIATAWAWRLLVIGAAGYGLYWLLSFFSEVSVPIAIALLGTALTIGSVDFLERRGLPRLLATAIVVLTMLSLFFGLIALVGQQLSTQFYDLKAQVIEGISQVQDWSQNGPLGLSDSQLTRYVDQVQDAIRTFGETAAVDQLAAVGTTLTHFVTGFFIALFASFFFLYEGNRIWAFFVALFPQAAREKVHTSGETAWHSLTSFVRATVLVALTDAIGIAVAAWLLGVPLALAIGVLVFLGAFVPIIGALLSGLVAVLVALVAQGPIVALFMLAAVVAVQQLESHVLQPFLMGRFVAVHPLAIIIAIAAGITVSGIVGALVAVPLVACLNGIVRHLAAEAGAPLQEDGLPEDIPPDADSDAEPEPA; this comes from the coding sequence GTGAGCACGCGTCCAGAGATTCCGGTCGGCGTCGAGATCGCGACGGCGTGGGCTTGGCGACTCCTCGTCATCGGGGCCGCCGGCTACGGCCTGTACTGGCTGCTCAGCTTCTTCTCCGAGGTCTCCGTCCCGATCGCCATCGCGCTGCTCGGCACCGCCCTGACCATCGGTTCCGTCGACTTCCTGGAGCGCAGGGGCCTGCCGCGTCTGCTGGCCACGGCCATCGTCGTGCTCACCATGCTCTCGTTGTTCTTCGGGCTCATCGCGCTCGTGGGCCAACAGCTCTCCACCCAGTTCTACGACCTCAAGGCCCAGGTCATCGAGGGCATCTCCCAGGTGCAGGACTGGTCGCAGAACGGTCCGCTGGGACTCAGCGACAGCCAGCTGACGCGCTACGTCGACCAGGTGCAGGACGCGATCCGCACGTTCGGCGAGACCGCCGCCGTCGACCAGCTGGCCGCTGTCGGCACCACCCTGACGCACTTCGTCACCGGCTTCTTCATCGCGCTCTTCGCGTCGTTCTTCTTCCTCTACGAGGGCAACCGGATCTGGGCGTTCTTCGTGGCGCTGTTCCCGCAGGCCGCGCGCGAGAAGGTGCACACGTCGGGCGAGACCGCCTGGCACAGCCTCACCAGCTTCGTCCGGGCCACCGTGCTCGTTGCGCTCACCGACGCGATCGGCATCGCCGTCGCCGCCTGGCTGCTGGGCGTGCCCCTCGCCCTCGCGATCGGCGTGCTGGTGTTCCTCGGTGCGTTCGTCCCGATCATCGGCGCACTGCTGTCGGGTCTCGTGGCGGTGCTCGTGGCCCTCGTGGCCCAGGGTCCGATCGTGGCCCTGTTCATGCTCGCGGCCGTCGTGGCCGTCCAGCAGCTGGAGTCGCACGTGCTGCAGCCGTTCCTCATGGGCCGGTTCGTGGCCGTGCACCCGCTCGCGATCATCATCGCCATCGCCGCCGGCATCACGGTCTCGGGCATCGTCGGCGCCCTCGTGGCCGTCCCGCTCGTGGCCTGCCTCAACGGCATCGTGCGTCACCTCGCCGCCGAGGCCGGTGCGCCGCTGCAGGAGGACGGACTACCCGAGGACATACCTCCCGACGCCGACTCCGACGCCGAGCCCGAGCCGGCCTGA
- a CDS encoding Bax inhibitor-1/YccA family protein, with the protein MQSNNPVFNRSEGFNGRGTSTARATDPSQWKIDLDGSTSQPGPTHTSTGRGTGVMTIESTVEKTALTLGVVIATAAAAWFLIGDIATDQAAVQKAFGFAFAGAIVGFGLSLVNSFKKVISPALVLAYAVAEGVFVGAFSKVVAGWVGDPTIVFQAVLATMVAFGATLAAYKFFNIQVTDKFRKIVTISMFAFVGVMLVNFVLSITGVLEGGGLRGMDGLGLVVSAIAVVLAVFMLIMDFDFVERGVEAGLPERESWRAAFGLTVTLIWLYIEILRILAILRGSD; encoded by the coding sequence ATGCAGAGCAACAACCCCGTCTTCAACCGATCCGAGGGGTTCAACGGCCGTGGCACCAGCACGGCCCGCGCCACCGATCCTTCGCAGTGGAAGATCGACCTCGACGGCTCGACCTCGCAGCCTGGCCCCACGCACACGTCCACCGGACGTGGCACGGGCGTCATGACCATCGAGTCCACGGTCGAGAAGACCGCCCTCACCCTGGGCGTCGTCATCGCGACGGCCGCGGCAGCATGGTTCCTCATCGGTGACATCGCCACCGACCAGGCGGCGGTGCAGAAGGCCTTCGGCTTCGCTTTCGCGGGTGCGATCGTCGGCTTCGGCCTCTCGCTGGTCAACTCGTTCAAGAAGGTCATCAGCCCCGCGCTGGTCCTCGCCTACGCGGTGGCCGAGGGCGTCTTCGTCGGCGCCTTCTCCAAGGTCGTGGCCGGTTGGGTCGGCGACCCGACGATCGTCTTCCAGGCCGTCCTGGCCACCATGGTCGCGTTCGGCGCCACGCTGGCGGCCTACAAGTTCTTCAACATCCAGGTCACGGACAAGTTCCGCAAGATCGTCACGATCTCGATGTTCGCCTTCGTCGGCGTCATGCTGGTCAACTTCGTGCTCAGCATCACCGGCGTCCTCGAGGGTGGCGGCCTGCGCGGCATGGACGGCCTCGGCCTCGTGGTCTCCGCGATCGCCGTGGTGCTCGCCGTGTTCATGCTGATCATGGACTTCGACTTCGTCGAGCGCGGCGTCGAGGCCGGCCTGCCCGAGCGTGAGTCGTGGCGCGCCGCCTTCGGCCTCACGGTCACGCTGATCTGGCTCTACATCGAGATCCTGCGCATCCTCGCGATCCTGCGCGGCTCGGACTGA
- a CDS encoding MFS transporter — MTTTKPTQRWGFGMLLALVAVALGVSGAPAPLYALYAQEWGFEPITTTVVFAVYAVAALGSVLVTGSISDRYGRRPVLIAAVLLILVGLGLFIAADSVAWLLAARVAHGLGVGAVVVVASAALLDLRPDDGERTGRLTGVVFNGGIAVTLVGVALIVDMGPAPTVLPYAVLVAIMAALLVAVLCMREPHTDDRSVTLNIARPRVPASIAGHFRFSALGVMAAWSVLGVLLSLYPRIASEAIGATSVLFGGAVVGASAAASALSQAVGGRWPARPTAIVGDLGTAVSLVLCVPAVAWGHAWAIAAASTLVGLFFGLAFGGSLRHLSQHVPAAHRGEVMSAFYVLAYGAMAVPTVLAGWAATVWSPQTIFAPFMVAVAVACTLAALLGMRTQEETVDEPVAAAS; from the coding sequence GTGACCACCACCAAGCCGACCCAGCGCTGGGGTTTCGGCATGCTGCTCGCCCTCGTGGCCGTCGCGCTCGGCGTCTCGGGTGCACCCGCACCGCTCTACGCGCTGTACGCGCAGGAGTGGGGCTTCGAGCCCATCACCACCACCGTCGTCTTCGCCGTCTACGCCGTCGCCGCGCTGGGCTCGGTGCTGGTCACGGGGTCGATCTCCGACCGCTACGGACGCCGGCCCGTGCTCATCGCCGCCGTCCTGCTCATCCTGGTGGGCCTCGGACTCTTCATCGCGGCCGACTCCGTGGCCTGGCTGCTCGCGGCGCGGGTGGCGCACGGGCTCGGCGTCGGCGCCGTCGTGGTGGTCGCGTCGGCCGCGCTGCTCGACCTGCGACCCGACGACGGTGAGCGCACCGGTCGCCTCACGGGCGTGGTGTTCAACGGCGGCATCGCGGTCACGCTCGTCGGTGTGGCCCTGATCGTCGACATGGGCCCCGCACCGACCGTGCTGCCCTACGCCGTGCTCGTCGCCATCATGGCCGCGCTGCTGGTGGCCGTGCTGTGCATGCGCGAGCCGCACACCGACGACCGCTCCGTCACCCTCAACATCGCGCGACCGCGCGTGCCGGCCTCGATCGCCGGGCACTTCCGGTTCTCCGCCCTCGGCGTCATGGCCGCGTGGTCGGTGCTCGGCGTGCTGCTGTCGCTGTACCCACGGATCGCGTCGGAGGCCATCGGGGCGACGTCGGTGCTGTTCGGCGGAGCGGTGGTCGGTGCGTCGGCGGCTGCGTCGGCGCTCAGCCAGGCGGTCGGTGGCCGCTGGCCCGCCCGACCGACCGCCATCGTCGGCGACCTGGGCACCGCGGTGTCGCTCGTGCTGTGCGTGCCCGCGGTGGCCTGGGGTCACGCCTGGGCGATCGCTGCGGCCTCGACGTTGGTGGGCCTGTTCTTCGGCCTCGCGTTCGGCGGGTCCCTGCGCCACCTGAGCCAGCACGTGCCTGCCGCCCACCGCGGCGAGGTGATGTCGGCGTTCTACGTGCTCGCCTACGGCGCCATGGCGGTGCCGACCGTGCTGGCCGGCTGGGCCGCCACCGTGTGGAGCCCCCAGACCATCTTCGCCCCGTTCATGGTGGCGGTGGCCGTGGCCTGCACCCTCGCGGCGCTCCTGGGGATGCGCACCCAGGAGGAGACCGTCGACGAGCCCGTCGCCGCCGCGTCGTGA
- the msrA gene encoding peptide-methionine (S)-S-oxide reductase MsrA: MIFGTRKTELPDAQSALPGRADRPFAVGTTHRVLGTPIETPLDAGVVPDGFEVTVVGLGCFWGEEKTFWEVPGVWSTSVGYAGGITPNPSYEEVCTGRTGHAEVVRIVFDPSKVTYADLLKVFWENHDPTQGMRQGNDRGTQYRSVLLTTTDEQQRQAEESRDRYQEQMTKAGYGRITTAISPLGEYYYAEEPHQQYLAKNPFGYCPLHATGVSYA, from the coding sequence ATGATCTTCGGAACCCGCAAGACCGAGCTCCCCGACGCGCAGAGCGCCCTGCCCGGCCGCGCCGATCGACCCTTCGCCGTGGGCACCACGCACCGCGTGCTCGGCACCCCCATCGAGACCCCGCTCGACGCGGGCGTCGTCCCCGACGGCTTCGAGGTGACCGTGGTCGGCCTCGGCTGCTTCTGGGGCGAGGAGAAGACCTTCTGGGAGGTGCCCGGCGTCTGGTCGACGTCGGTGGGCTACGCCGGTGGCATCACCCCGAACCCCAGCTACGAGGAGGTGTGCACCGGCCGCACCGGCCACGCCGAGGTCGTGCGGATCGTCTTCGACCCGTCGAAGGTCACGTACGCCGACCTGCTCAAGGTGTTCTGGGAGAACCACGACCCGACGCAGGGCATGCGCCAGGGCAACGACCGCGGCACCCAGTACCGCTCGGTCCTGCTCACCACCACCGACGAGCAGCAGCGCCAGGCCGAGGAGTCGCGCGACCGCTACCAGGAGCAGATGACCAAGGCCGGCTACGGCCGGATCACCACGGCCATCTCCCCCCTGGGCGAGTACTACTACGCCGAGGAGCCGCACCAGCAGTACCTCGCGAAGAACCCCTTCGGCTACTGCCCGCTGCACGCGACGGGCGTCAGCTACGCCTGA
- a CDS encoding DinB family protein, producing MSTVDESIVPDDKDWTWVLQEPCAECGFRAEDVDPRGVADLVRACLPRWQQVLARPDAAARRRADVWSDLEYACHVRDVLVLFAERLRLMLTADEGEARFANWDQDATAVEQRYAEQDPAVVARELTAAGEHLAEAFDAVPSDAWGRVGLRSDGSVFTVETFAQYFWHDVAHHLVDVDG from the coding sequence ATGAGCACCGTCGACGAGAGCATCGTCCCCGACGACAAGGACTGGACGTGGGTCCTGCAGGAGCCGTGCGCCGAGTGCGGGTTCCGCGCCGAGGACGTCGACCCGCGCGGGGTGGCCGACCTGGTGCGCGCCTGCCTGCCCCGTTGGCAGCAGGTGCTCGCCCGTCCCGATGCGGCGGCCCGGCGCCGCGCCGACGTCTGGTCCGACCTCGAGTACGCGTGCCACGTGCGCGACGTCCTCGTGCTCTTCGCCGAGCGGCTCCGGCTCATGCTCACCGCCGACGAGGGCGAGGCCCGCTTCGCCAACTGGGACCAGGACGCGACCGCCGTCGAGCAGCGCTACGCCGAGCAGGACCCGGCCGTCGTGGCCCGCGAGCTGACCGCGGCTGGGGAGCACCTGGCCGAAGCCTTCGACGCCGTCCCGTCCGACGCGTGGGGCCGCGTCGGCCTGCGCAGCGACGGCTCGGTCTTCACCGTCGAGACCTTCGCCCAGTACTTCTGGCACGACGTGGCGCACCACCTGGTCGACGTCGACGGCTAG
- a CDS encoding PadR family transcriptional regulator has translation MDATQLLKGVLDVAVLAVVESEDGYGYDVVRRLRAGGLEDVGDASVYGTLRRLYAAGALTSYVVPSEEGPHRKYYGVTPEGRSMLAAQRKVWADFADTMNRLLTGDAA, from the coding sequence ATGGATGCAACGCAGCTGCTGAAGGGCGTGCTCGACGTGGCCGTGCTGGCCGTCGTCGAGTCCGAGGACGGGTACGGCTACGACGTCGTGCGCCGCCTGCGCGCCGGAGGGCTCGAGGACGTCGGCGACGCCTCCGTGTACGGGACGCTGCGGCGCCTCTACGCGGCCGGCGCGCTCACGTCGTACGTGGTGCCCTCCGAGGAGGGGCCGCACCGCAAGTACTACGGCGTCACGCCCGAGGGGCGCTCGATGCTCGCGGCCCAGCGCAAGGTCTGGGCCGACTTCGCCGACACCATGAACCGACTCCTGACGGGGGACGCCGCATGA
- a CDS encoding tyrosine-protein phosphatase, whose amino-acid sequence MSVVIPNFRDVGGVTGLDGASVRPGLLLRSGVPEPTDVVPDGTPWPPSLVLDLRSAVEHGGPHPLTPLGPRVVTLSLLQALRPGWHEDTPTLKHLYGEVLDTAGEMLAQLVDEVAQAAATGGSTLVHCAAGKDRTGISVALVLSLLGVQRPDVVADYMLTERAAAEIDARLRHPGSDHPPVPAAFLMVPRDAIEHVIDRWDAHPGGVEGWYSSVGGDAGTLDRLRTAMLS is encoded by the coding sequence GTGAGCGTCGTCATCCCCAACTTCCGTGACGTCGGTGGTGTCACCGGCCTCGACGGTGCCTCCGTCCGGCCTGGTCTGCTGCTGCGCAGCGGCGTGCCCGAGCCCACCGACGTCGTGCCCGACGGCACCCCGTGGCCGCCCTCCCTGGTGCTCGACCTGCGGTCCGCCGTCGAGCATGGTGGCCCGCACCCGCTCACCCCGCTGGGTCCGAGGGTCGTCACGCTCTCGCTGCTGCAGGCGCTGCGGCCCGGCTGGCACGAGGACACCCCGACCCTCAAGCACCTGTACGGCGAGGTGCTCGACACCGCCGGCGAGATGCTGGCGCAGCTGGTCGACGAGGTCGCCCAGGCCGCCGCCACGGGAGGGTCCACCCTCGTCCACTGCGCGGCGGGCAAGGACCGCACCGGCATCTCCGTGGCGCTCGTGCTCAGCCTGCTCGGGGTGCAGCGCCCCGACGTCGTCGCCGACTACATGCTCACCGAGCGGGCCGCCGCCGAGATCGATGCCCGGCTTCGCCATCCCGGCTCCGACCACCCGCCGGTGCCGGCCGCGTTCCTCATGGTCCCGCGCGACGCGATCGAGCACGTCATCGACCGGTGGGACGCTCACCCCGGCGGCGTCGAGGGCTGGTACTCCTCGGTCGGCGGCGACGCAGGCACCCTCGACCGCCTGCGCACCGCCATGCTGTCCTGA